A portion of the Desulfovermiculus halophilus DSM 18834 genome contains these proteins:
- the phnC gene encoding phosphonate ABC transporter ATP-binding protein, whose translation MSHVTDEIKSVVSIRGLKKAYPDGTVALESIDLQIIPGQFVAILGLSGAGKSTLLRCIGGLISPSQGSMRVGPFTYDGRNRTLRSIRRITSMIFQDFNLFKHQTLLENVLIGRLPFMKTHNWMLHRFPGRDKDLAYDALQKVGLADKVYNRVKELSGGQRQRVGIARALVQEPTLLLADEPVASLDPRTSAEILELLKDICQAEHKTVICNLHQVEYGRTFSDRIVGLAEGRIFIDRAVDRIKDSEIQTIYGLNQQKQWTPPEASLQQVVHM comes from the coding sequence ATGTCGCACGTCACGGACGAAATCAAGAGCGTCGTCTCGATTCGCGGGCTGAAAAAGGCCTATCCTGACGGAACGGTGGCCCTGGAGTCGATTGATCTTCAGATCATTCCCGGCCAGTTCGTGGCCATTCTCGGCTTGAGCGGGGCCGGCAAGTCGACCCTGCTGCGCTGTATCGGCGGCCTGATCTCTCCGAGTCAGGGCAGCATGCGCGTCGGACCGTTCACCTATGACGGTCGAAACCGAACGCTTCGCAGCATCCGCCGGATTACCAGCATGATCTTTCAGGACTTCAATCTGTTCAAACACCAGACCCTTCTGGAGAACGTCCTGATCGGCAGGTTGCCTTTTATGAAAACGCACAACTGGATGCTGCACCGCTTTCCGGGCAGGGACAAGGATCTGGCCTACGACGCCCTGCAGAAGGTCGGCCTGGCCGACAAAGTCTACAACCGGGTCAAGGAACTCTCCGGTGGGCAACGTCAGCGGGTCGGCATCGCCAGGGCTCTGGTTCAGGAGCCCACTTTGCTCCTGGCCGACGAGCCGGTGGCCAGCCTTGATCCCCGAACCTCGGCGGAGATCCTGGAGCTGTTGAAGGACATCTGCCAGGCGGAACACAAAACAGTCATCTGCAATCTGCATCAGGTCGAGTACGGACGAACCTTTTCAGACCGCATCGTCGGCTTGGCCGAGGGCAGAATATTCATCGACAGAGCGGTCGATCGGATCAAGGACAGCGAAATTCAGACCATTTACGGCCTGAATCAGCAAAAGCAGTGGACGCCGCCTGAAGCATCCTTGCAGCAAGTAGTCCACATGTGA
- a CDS encoding SagB/ThcOx family dehydrogenase, with product MSEYDYRINREFLKDSLRKRTDFSRTDQNMGRPMPPIQKPFDPASPRVSLAGSDQWQEFVRDISLDQIIARRKSRRNYAPEPLHLEELSFLLWATQGIRSPKGGAASFRTVPSAGARHSFETYLVAHNVEKLSPGLYRFLPLSNELLFIKEIARAEHKLSKAAFGQRFIAAGAVTFIWACLPYRMEWRYGPNAYRTILMDIGHVCQNLYLACEAIGGGTCAVAAYDQQAMDELLGLDGHDEFSIYLAPVGRALSRHS from the coding sequence ATGTCTGAATATGATTACAGGATCAACCGGGAGTTTTTAAAGGATTCCCTGCGCAAAAGGACAGACTTTTCCAGGACTGACCAGAATATGGGCAGGCCAATGCCCCCTATTCAGAAGCCTTTTGACCCTGCCAGTCCCCGGGTAAGCCTTGCTGGATCCGATCAGTGGCAGGAATTTGTCCGGGATATCAGCCTGGATCAAATCATTGCCAGGCGCAAAAGCAGGCGGAACTATGCCCCGGAACCTCTCCATCTTGAGGAGCTTTCCTTTCTTCTCTGGGCCACTCAGGGGATCCGCAGTCCAAAAGGTGGTGCAGCCAGCTTTAGGACTGTGCCTTCTGCCGGGGCCAGGCACAGCTTTGAAACCTACCTGGTGGCGCACAACGTAGAAAAGCTAAGCCCCGGATTGTATCGTTTTCTGCCCCTCAGCAATGAGCTTCTTTTTATCAAGGAGATTGCCCGGGCCGAGCACAAGCTGTCCAAGGCCGCCTTTGGGCAGCGATTTATAGCCGCTGGTGCAGTGACCTTTATCTGGGCCTGCCTGCCGTACCGCATGGAATGGCGCTATGGACCCAACGCCTATCGGACTATTCTTATGGATATCGGACACGTCTGCCAGAATCTGTACCTGGCCTGCGAAGCTATTGGCGGGGGAACCTGTGCAGTGGCAGCCTATGATCAACAGGCAATGGACGAGCTTCTGGGATTGGATGGCCATGATGAGTTCAGCATATACCTGGCTCCAGTGGGCAGGGCTCTGTCCCGGCACTCATAA
- the phnE gene encoding phosphonate ABC transporter, permease protein PhnE has product MVTHDAQRLPPLPPHLKREKRFLSAFAVLGALSILISLYVSDFFSWSRWSEALPAIWHLFTESVPPDLSIMDKLWIGALESMVMSIAGTFIAMAISLPLSFLAARNITPFQPLVVLIRGIFNLLRSIPELILAILFVASVGFGILAGVLAVGLHSVGMLGKFFTDTIETVDTDLLEAVKSTGANRAQIVLYGVVPQVFGRFIDFSLYRWEYNFRASVIVGVVGAGGIGFQIMLALRLMQYQQLLVGLLFVLVLVVLVDSVGNAIRKKLAF; this is encoded by the coding sequence ATGGTCACACACGATGCACAAAGACTTCCGCCCCTCCCACCCCATTTGAAGAGGGAAAAACGATTTCTCAGCGCCTTTGCCGTCCTGGGGGCTCTGTCCATTCTCATCTCGCTCTATGTCAGCGACTTCTTCTCCTGGAGCCGCTGGAGCGAAGCCTTGCCGGCCATCTGGCACCTCTTTACCGAGTCAGTGCCTCCGGATTTGTCGATCATGGATAAGCTCTGGATCGGTGCCCTTGAATCAATGGTCATGAGCATAGCCGGCACCTTTATCGCTATGGCCATCTCCTTGCCCCTTTCCTTTCTGGCCGCTCGAAACATCACTCCGTTCCAGCCACTGGTCGTGCTGATCCGGGGGATCTTCAACCTGTTACGCTCCATCCCTGAGCTTATCCTGGCCATACTGTTCGTGGCCTCGGTCGGATTTGGCATCCTGGCCGGAGTTTTGGCTGTGGGCCTGCATTCGGTGGGCATGCTGGGCAAGTTCTTTACCGATACCATCGAGACCGTGGACACGGATCTGCTGGAAGCGGTCAAATCGACTGGAGCCAATCGGGCTCAGATCGTGCTTTACGGCGTTGTGCCGCAGGTCTTCGGACGATTCATCGATTTCAGTCTGTATCGCTGGGAGTACAACTTCCGGGCCTCGGTCATTGTTGGTGTGGTCGGCGCCGGAGGCATCGGCTTCCAGATCATGCTGGCTCTTCGACTGATGCAGTATCAGCAGCTGCTGGTCGGGCTGCTTTTTGTCCTTGTCCTGGTTGTTCTGGTGGATTCTGTGGGAAATGCGATCCGCAAGAAGCTGGCCTTCTGA
- a CDS encoding antitoxin Xre/MbcA/ParS toxin-binding domain-containing protein: MTNEVLMDVDPELRDFFMALQEALFERPEMCNTDGDPLSFRTLHYEINSPEDAFQALAPLCVHKTEEELRDQAELDEESQVQGVQFAWSKEGHTLSKGLDNTTLGHIRIEENRMKIEVNSEAREERIKEEIDKRLGEKATYKVTDIRSIESVMNEGSSETPSWRQEDTEQEALKNSPEVQEAIRGVLGQHWEGWIDTELPVLGGKTPRQAVQTEDGREAVQALLRDIEITDKNSSMPVSQQPYVDWARKELGLPDT; this comes from the coding sequence GTGACCAATGAGGTGCTCATGGATGTGGATCCTGAGCTGCGTGATTTCTTTATGGCCCTGCAGGAGGCTCTTTTTGAGCGGCCGGAAATGTGCAACACCGATGGTGATCCTTTGAGCTTCCGTACCCTGCATTATGAGATTAACTCACCGGAGGATGCCTTTCAGGCCCTGGCTCCTTTGTGCGTGCACAAAACAGAGGAAGAGCTGCGAGACCAGGCGGAACTCGACGAGGAGTCCCAGGTGCAAGGAGTCCAGTTTGCCTGGAGCAAGGAAGGGCATACCCTGAGCAAGGGCCTGGACAACACCACCCTGGGGCACATTCGGATAGAGGAAAACCGAATGAAAATAGAAGTTAATTCCGAGGCCAGAGAAGAGCGGATTAAGGAGGAAATCGACAAGCGATTGGGAGAAAAGGCAACCTACAAGGTGACCGATATCCGTTCCATTGAATCCGTGATGAATGAAGGGTCTTCTGAGACCCCTTCATGGAGGCAGGAGGATACAGAGCAGGAGGCCCTGAAAAACTCCCCGGAGGTCCAAGAGGCCATCAGAGGTGTTTTGGGCCAGCACTGGGAGGGGTGGATAGATACAGAGCTTCCGGTTTTAGGCGGCAAGACTCCGCGGCAGGCGGTCCAGACCGAGGACGGACGGGAAGCCGTCCAGGCTTTGCTTCGAGACATTGAGATCACCGATAAGAACTCGAGCATGCCGGTGTCGCAACAGCCGTACGTGGATTGGGCCAGGAAGGAACTTGGCCTGCCGGACACCTGA
- a CDS encoding CopG family transcriptional regulator yields MTTLSKRSTIYLDPSLHQALRIKALETSRSMSEIINEAVKEALAEDAEDLAVFDERHDEPLISYEQMIKRLKRDGRI; encoded by the coding sequence ATGACTACACTATCGAAACGTTCAACCATATATTTAGACCCATCGCTGCATCAGGCTTTACGAATAAAAGCCTTGGAGACATCAAGATCAATGTCAGAAATAATCAATGAAGCTGTCAAGGAGGCACTTGCCGAGGATGCGGAAGACCTCGCCGTATTTGATGAAAGACATGATGAACCGCTGATCAGCTATGAGCAGATGATAAAAAGGCTCAAAAGAGATGGCCGGATATAA
- a CDS encoding DUF1156 domain-containing protein, protein MLSTKKGKEAYVQPIIEDDGYRFEVKVGKPGDVETVKKGTKLGRGANFACLVSGSPIPPGYIKSESGTGNMGKRLMAIVAAGERGRLYLNPNPHHDKLAHQAKPYWMPDIKICGSTQYLGIKAYGMYNFDQIFTSRQLFTLNTFTDLVQEACEKATHDAKNAGWVDNGIGLADGGSGATAYGNALAVYLSFALSKQADLSNSLCGWEPIAQCPRHLFGRQAIPMIWDFAEGNPLGDSSGGWIVFINGIVKSFEKAFQNIHNLTTGFAQQANASIQKISNSKVISTDPPYYDNVPYADLSDFFYVWMRKSLRFIFPDLFKTVATPKSEELVAFAYRHNGVKLDAESYFLNEMTNVMQLLFKQSNENFPLVMYYAFKQYENNKDKEVVSTGWETFIKSIIDTGFLISGTWPMRTENKSRLRGMSSNALASSIVLVCRKRDPNAPFIPRRQFLRELKEELPEALETMIGGKEGATAIAPVDLAQAAIGPGMAIYSRYSGILEADGSKMSVRDALIQINKVIDEFFNEAEGEMDSDTRFCIDWFMQYGFKADAFGQADVLARAKGTTVDGLAQAGVVEAKAGKVRLLKFNEYSDDWDPLKDQRTPTWEALHQIIRALRSGGESEAGRLLGKITDRTETIRQLAYRLFTLCERKGWAEEALAYNELIASWYGTVEAAASEKKAPSERQTTLNDLLNN, encoded by the coding sequence ATGCTCTCCACCAAAAAGGGCAAGGAAGCCTATGTGCAGCCGATCATTGAGGATGATGGTTATCGGTTTGAGGTCAAAGTGGGAAAACCCGGGGATGTAGAAACAGTGAAAAAAGGTACTAAGTTAGGGAGGGGAGCAAATTTTGCATGTTTGGTTTCGGGTTCACCAATACCTCCAGGGTACATCAAATCAGAATCAGGTACTGGAAACATGGGAAAAAGACTAATGGCGATTGTAGCCGCAGGCGAGCGTGGCCGCTTATATCTAAACCCTAATCCACATCACGACAAATTAGCACATCAGGCAAAACCTTATTGGATGCCCGATATAAAAATTTGTGGAAGTACCCAGTATTTAGGCATAAAGGCTTATGGGATGTATAATTTTGATCAAATATTTACCAGCCGTCAACTTTTTACATTAAATACATTTACTGATTTAGTACAAGAAGCTTGCGAAAAAGCAACTCATGATGCAAAAAATGCAGGATGGGTTGATAATGGGATTGGACTGGCTGATGGAGGCTCAGGTGCAACTGCTTATGGAAATGCATTGGCTGTTTACCTTAGTTTTGCACTTAGTAAACAAGCTGATTTATCGAACAGTCTTTGCGGCTGGGAACCAATAGCTCAATGTCCTCGTCACTTGTTTGGACGCCAAGCTATCCCGATGATTTGGGATTTTGCTGAAGGTAATCCTCTTGGGGATAGTTCTGGTGGATGGATTGTCTTCATAAATGGAATAGTCAAATCATTTGAAAAAGCTTTTCAAAATATTCATAATTTAACAACCGGGTTTGCTCAACAGGCTAATGCTAGCATACAAAAAATATCAAATTCAAAAGTCATATCAACAGATCCACCATATTATGACAATGTACCCTATGCAGACTTATCTGACTTCTTTTATGTTTGGATGCGTAAATCGTTACGTTTTATTTTTCCAGATTTATTCAAAACAGTTGCAACACCAAAATCTGAAGAATTGGTAGCTTTTGCTTATCGTCACAATGGAGTTAAGTTAGATGCCGAGTCTTATTTTCTTAATGAAATGACAAATGTAATGCAGCTTCTTTTTAAACAAAGCAACGAGAATTTCCCTTTAGTAATGTATTATGCTTTTAAGCAATACGAAAACAACAAAGATAAAGAAGTAGTGAGCACAGGTTGGGAAACATTTATTAAGTCTATAATTGATACAGGATTCCTTATTAGTGGAACTTGGCCTATGCGAACTGAGAACAAATCTCGTCTTCGAGGGATGTCTTCTAATGCCTTAGCCTCCTCTATAGTCCTAGTTTGTCGCAAACGAGACCCCAATGCCCCTTTCATTCCCCGCCGCCAGTTCCTGCGCGAGCTCAAAGAGGAGCTTCCGGAAGCCTTAGAAACTATGATCGGGGGCAAGGAAGGTGCAACAGCCATTGCCCCTGTTGACCTGGCCCAAGCGGCCATTGGTCCGGGCATGGCCATTTATTCCCGCTATTCAGGCATCCTAGAGGCGGACGGCTCCAAGATGTCTGTCCGGGACGCGCTTATCCAGATCAACAAAGTTATTGACGAGTTTTTCAACGAGGCCGAGGGGGAAATGGATTCCGACACCCGGTTCTGTATAGACTGGTTCATGCAGTACGGGTTCAAGGCAGACGCCTTTGGTCAGGCCGATGTTCTGGCCCGGGCCAAAGGTACCACTGTGGACGGCCTGGCTCAGGCCGGAGTTGTGGAGGCAAAGGCAGGCAAAGTTCGACTGCTGAAGTTTAACGAATATAGTGATGATTGGGACCCGCTCAAGGATCAGCGCACACCCACTTGGGAGGCCCTGCACCAGATCATCCGGGCGCTTCGCTCTGGGGGAGAGTCTGAGGCCGGCCGCTTGTTGGGTAAGATAACCGATAGGACAGAAACCATTCGCCAGTTGGCCTATCGTCTGTTCACCCTCTGCGAGCGCAAGGGTTGGGCTGAAGAGGCCTTGGCTTACAATGAACTTATTGCCTCCTGGTACGGCACTGTGGAAGCAGCGGCTTCAGAAAAGAAAGCGCCAAGCGAGAGGCAAACCACTTTGAATGATTTGCTCAACAATTAA
- the phnD gene encoding phosphate/phosphite/phosphonate ABC transporter substrate-binding protein: MKTIGTSLILAIVLSMVMAGTVWSAKPDPDTLRIALLPDESPETVIEVNKPFKAYLEKKLNKEIELIVTTDYSSMIEAFRHGKLEMAYFGPLSYVMLQSRHDNVEPFAAKMKDGKTSYNSILIVPSDSPVHFIWQLAGKDVGFGDPASTSSHLIPKQMLAKYGDLDPSNDFQTRHLGAHDAVAMAVMNKKVDAGGLSLPILKNLTKRGVVDPTKIRQVQISSPIPEYPFVYRKDLKTGLKKDIRQAFFNLEEEEILKPLRAEGFAPIDDSAYDIIRETATILNMSLGN; this comes from the coding sequence ATGAAAACAATCGGAACAAGCCTTATTTTGGCCATTGTCCTGAGCATGGTCATGGCCGGAACCGTTTGGTCAGCCAAGCCGGACCCGGATACCCTGCGCATTGCCCTGTTGCCGGACGAGTCGCCGGAAACGGTGATTGAAGTCAACAAGCCGTTCAAGGCGTATCTGGAGAAGAAGCTGAACAAAGAGATTGAACTCATCGTAACCACGGACTATTCGTCCATGATCGAGGCCTTCAGGCACGGCAAGCTGGAGATGGCCTACTTCGGCCCGCTGTCCTACGTTATGCTCCAATCCAGGCATGACAATGTCGAGCCTTTTGCGGCCAAGATGAAGGACGGCAAGACCAGCTACAACTCAATCCTTATCGTCCCCTCGGACAGCCCGGTTCATTTTATCTGGCAGCTGGCGGGCAAGGATGTCGGCTTTGGAGATCCCGCCTCAACATCGAGCCATCTGATTCCCAAGCAAATGCTGGCCAAGTATGGTGATCTTGATCCGTCCAATGATTTTCAAACCAGGCACTTGGGCGCGCATGACGCGGTGGCCATGGCGGTGATGAACAAAAAGGTGGATGCCGGGGGGTTGAGCCTGCCAATTCTCAAGAACTTGACCAAGCGGGGCGTCGTCGATCCGACCAAGATCCGTCAGGTCCAGATCTCTTCGCCCATACCGGAGTACCCCTTTGTTTATCGGAAAGACCTGAAGACCGGCCTGAAAAAGGACATCCGTCAAGCCTTCTTCAATCTTGAAGAAGAAGAGATTCTCAAGCCGCTTCGAGCCGAAGGGTTTGCGCCAATAGACGACTCCGCCTACGACATTATCCGGGAGACGGCTACGATTCTGAACATGTCCCTGGGCAATTAA
- a CDS encoding transposase, giving the protein AWAKKFLDKWFWWATHSRLQPMRNFAWMLRRKEENILSYFKMPISNGSVEGLNNKAKMISHRAYGFRSAKNYIRNLYHCMAGLPEPKIMHKFV; this is encoded by the coding sequence AGCCTGGGCCAAAAAATTCCTCGATAAGTGGTTCTGGTGGGCCACTCATTCCAGACTGCAGCCGATGCGAAATTTTGCCTGGATGCTGCGCCGCAAAGAAGAAAATATACTCAGCTATTTCAAGATGCCGATCAGCAACGGCTCGGTAGAAGGTCTCAACAACAAGGCCAAGATGATAAGCCACAGGGCTTACGGTTTCCGCTCAGCCAAGAACTACATCCGTAATCTATACCATTGCATGGCTGGACTGCCTGAACCCAAAATCATGCACAAATTTGTGTGA
- a CDS encoding ATP-binding protein, translating to MQLKPWTEIATPHEDVLKGTFKQAEFAADLSLVKEGKAPKEYQDPVSFFERTYITEGMRLLLDSVVKRLNGGSGDPVIQLQTAFGGGKTHTETAVYHLGKGEQPPSQMRGIPRILDAAGVQEIPKASIAVVDGNRMSPSQPKRRGSLEIRTLWGEIAWQIGGEDGFALLADSDRDGTSPGKEVLVQLFEKYSPCLILMDEMVAYLRQFQEGKGYPGGTFESNMSFVQALSEAMSSTKDSMLLVALPESDTEMGGVRGQQALTSLEKYFGRVQALWNPVATGEAFEIVRRRLFHEITDQKAVEEVCRAFANYYREAADDFPGETQEGGYVQRLMASYPIHPEIFDRLYLDWSSMEKFQRTRGVLQLLATVTYRLWKDGSRDPMIMPGSLPLYDNNVKNQAIYYLPPGWDPVLDKDIDGEQALSVHTDTKNPLLGKHQAARRTARTIFLGSAPGARRQGARGIDHKHVNLGVAYPGISTSVVKDALKHLSDKLFYLNVDQERYWFDVTPNLRREMEERKQRFGWREDVLPEVKKRLEKLLKKGSFGGIHVFTPASDIPDDFQVRLCVLPPDKPHSRTSELGKNAASEILKTRGTGPRLYQNRLIFLAADYDTVPRLKDQARTYLAWKSIVDDVQQTRLVLDNLQAKQAEQNSEGAASTLNRTITECFQWILSPIQHPTRQGGLSKLDWEDLRINTGATNMTEEIENKLTHEELLLKVWSPIHLDNMLKQWFWKEGVTDINTMDLWEKMCSYLYLPRLLDSSILQSVISTGVSSGDYFGYADGKEGYEYRGLKFKEPCAAVIDRSSLIVELETAKACKQAQEAPVPDGGGEGDGGGPGPDVPPGGHEPTPGPGGGKGGGHQEGGWPTPGKTAKKRFYGTVELDPHTGRMSFDTIHQEVVSQLTSKPGAQVKLRLDIEAEMPDGFDENTQRAVRENCGTLNFSSAEFDEE from the coding sequence ATGCAACTCAAACCTTGGACCGAGATTGCCACGCCCCACGAGGACGTGCTCAAAGGTACCTTTAAACAGGCCGAGTTTGCGGCGGATTTAAGTCTGGTCAAGGAAGGCAAGGCTCCCAAGGAATACCAGGATCCGGTCAGTTTTTTTGAACGTACCTATATTACTGAAGGCATGCGTCTTCTCCTGGACAGCGTGGTCAAACGCTTAAACGGCGGCAGTGGAGATCCGGTCATCCAACTGCAAACTGCCTTTGGCGGCGGCAAGACCCATACAGAAACCGCGGTCTACCACCTGGGAAAAGGCGAACAGCCACCCAGCCAAATGCGTGGTATCCCGCGCATTCTGGATGCTGCCGGAGTGCAGGAGATTCCAAAAGCCTCTATAGCCGTGGTGGACGGGAACCGCATGAGCCCTTCCCAGCCCAAGAGGAGGGGCAGCCTGGAAATCCGCACCCTGTGGGGAGAGATCGCCTGGCAGATCGGCGGTGAAGACGGCTTTGCCCTCCTGGCTGACTCGGACCGGGACGGCACCTCGCCGGGCAAAGAGGTCCTGGTTCAGCTCTTTGAAAAATACAGCCCCTGCCTCATCCTTATGGACGAGATGGTGGCCTATCTGCGCCAATTCCAGGAAGGCAAAGGCTATCCCGGCGGAACCTTTGAGTCCAACATGTCTTTTGTCCAGGCCTTGAGCGAGGCTATGTCCTCCACCAAAGACAGCATGCTCCTGGTCGCCTTGCCGGAATCAGATACAGAGATGGGCGGGGTGCGGGGGCAACAGGCCCTGACCTCCCTGGAAAAGTATTTCGGCAGGGTTCAGGCCCTTTGGAATCCAGTGGCCACTGGGGAAGCCTTTGAGATTGTGCGCAGGCGACTGTTTCATGAAATTACAGACCAAAAAGCAGTTGAAGAGGTCTGCCGGGCTTTTGCCAACTACTACCGGGAAGCAGCGGACGACTTCCCGGGCGAAACCCAGGAAGGTGGCTATGTCCAGCGCTTGATGGCCTCCTATCCCATTCATCCGGAGATCTTTGACCGCTTGTACCTGGACTGGTCGTCCATGGAAAAGTTCCAGCGCACCAGGGGGGTCTTGCAGCTTTTGGCCACTGTGACCTACCGCCTGTGGAAGGATGGAAGCCGGGACCCTATGATCATGCCCGGCTCATTGCCCTTATACGACAACAACGTCAAGAACCAGGCCATATATTACCTGCCTCCTGGATGGGACCCGGTGCTAGACAAGGATATAGACGGGGAACAGGCCCTGTCCGTGCATACAGACACCAAAAATCCTCTTTTGGGCAAGCACCAGGCGGCCCGAAGAACCGCCCGGACAATCTTCTTGGGCAGCGCCCCAGGGGCCAGGCGGCAGGGGGCCAGAGGTATTGACCACAAGCATGTGAATTTGGGAGTGGCCTATCCCGGCATCAGTACCAGTGTGGTCAAAGACGCGCTCAAGCATCTTTCAGATAAGCTCTTTTATCTCAATGTGGACCAGGAGCGCTATTGGTTTGACGTCACCCCCAACCTGCGCCGGGAGATGGAAGAGCGCAAGCAAAGGTTTGGCTGGCGCGAGGATGTGCTGCCCGAGGTCAAGAAGCGGCTGGAAAAGCTGCTCAAAAAAGGTTCCTTTGGCGGCATCCATGTCTTTACTCCGGCCTCGGACATCCCGGATGATTTTCAGGTCAGGCTGTGTGTGCTGCCTCCGGATAAGCCCCATTCCAGAACCAGCGAACTGGGCAAAAATGCAGCCTCAGAGATTTTAAAGACCAGGGGCACAGGCCCCAGGCTGTACCAAAACAGGCTCATCTTCCTGGCTGCGGATTACGACACCGTGCCCAGGCTCAAAGATCAGGCCAGGACTTATTTGGCCTGGAAGTCCATCGTCGATGATGTGCAGCAGACCCGCCTGGTGCTGGACAACTTGCAGGCCAAGCAGGCTGAGCAAAACAGTGAAGGCGCTGCCAGCACCCTGAACAGAACCATCACCGAGTGCTTCCAGTGGATTCTAAGCCCCATTCAGCACCCCACCAGACAGGGAGGCTTGAGCAAGCTGGACTGGGAGGATCTGCGCATCAATACCGGGGCAACGAACATGACCGAGGAAATTGAAAACAAGCTGACCCATGAAGAGCTCCTCCTCAAAGTCTGGTCCCCAATCCATCTGGACAACATGCTCAAGCAGTGGTTCTGGAAAGAGGGAGTGACGGACATCAATACCATGGATCTGTGGGAAAAGATGTGTAGCTACCTCTACCTGCCCAGGCTCTTGGACAGCTCCATCCTCCAGTCCGTTATATCCACAGGTGTGAGCAGCGGAGACTACTTCGGCTATGCAGACGGCAAGGAAGGATATGAATACCGGGGTCTGAAATTCAAGGAACCCTGTGCAGCAGTCATCGACCGCTCATCTCTGATTGTGGAGTTGGAGACAGCCAAGGCCTGCAAGCAGGCTCAAGAGGCCCCTGTTCCTGATGGAGGCGGCGAGGGAGATGGTGGTGGCCCCGGCCCTGATGTCCCTCCTGGAGGACATGAGCCAACACCTGGACCGGGAGGCGGAAAAGGAGGTGGCCACCAAGAGGGAGGATGGCCAACCCCTGGCAAGACAGCCAAAAAACGCTTCTATGGAACAGTCGAGCTCGACCCGCACACCGGCCGCATGTCCTTTGATACCATCCACCAGGAAGTTGTAAGCCAACTCACATCTAAGCCAGGAGCCCAAGTCAAGCTCAGGCTGGACATCGAGGCGGAAATGCCGGACGGCTTTGACGAGAATACACAGAGGGCTGTGCGGGAGAACTGTGGGACACTGAACTTTAGTAGTGCGGAGTTTGATGAGGAGTGA
- a CDS encoding type II toxin-antitoxin system RelE family toxin, with protein MAGYKIFFKKSVWRDFKAIPDKTLKKILQSIESLGEDPRQPGSIKLSGQERYRFRVGQYRIIYSIQDEELTIWVVTVGHRKDVYR; from the coding sequence ATGGCCGGATATAAAATATTTTTCAAAAAATCAGTTTGGAGGGATTTTAAAGCAATTCCGGATAAAACCTTAAAAAAAATCCTTCAATCTATTGAATCTTTGGGCGAGGATCCACGCCAACCTGGAAGTATAAAATTGAGCGGTCAGGAAAGATATCGGTTTCGGGTGGGGCAGTATCGTATTATCTATTCCATTCAGGATGAAGAACTAACCATTTGGGTCGTGACGGTGGGGCATCGAAAAGATGTTTATCGTTAA